From Thermomonas sp. XSG, one genomic window encodes:
- a CDS encoding ATP-binding protein, translating to MAPPDAATADARSVHHAEIRRELYFFTLYRVFEAALLCLTVFGPVGDLLAQPRHPQLAAAVALAYLLGAMLLFATGRRGAVQSQVAAGVAGDILVTALAMHALPSLASSIAMMLLFNVGAAALLLPLRRGLLVACAASLALLLQYAWTVAVGEDDGRPAVEVVMFATSYLAIATLTSLLGRQLRASQALAEQRGSQVANLAEVNELIIRRMRTGVLLVDGDDEIRLANEAAMLQLGDAGEGRRLLATAAPALEARLRRWERDGNNDPTPLQLAADLPEVLPRFARLLAEGDQVLVFLDDAELASRRAESLTLATLGRFSASLAHEIRNPLAAISYATQLLEESRDIPEADRRLLEIIYQQTRRMNGIVENVLGLARRERAQPEHVDLGEFARHFVADYCNSHPLDRDTLEARTDGRPVPCLVDRRQLQQVVTVLVHNALIYGRMPGEPARVSLHVHRDAKGAPLLDVVDHGPGIPEAVTGQLFRPFFTTSSHGTGLGLYIAREMCLANQADLRYVAIPAGGACFRIRLAGARAIDTA from the coding sequence ACGCCCGCTCGGTCCACCACGCCGAAATCCGGCGGGAGCTCTATTTCTTCACCCTGTACCGGGTGTTCGAGGCCGCGCTGCTGTGCCTGACGGTGTTCGGCCCGGTCGGCGACCTGCTGGCGCAGCCGCGCCACCCGCAGCTGGCGGCCGCGGTGGCGCTGGCCTACCTGCTGGGGGCGATGCTGCTGTTCGCCACCGGCCGCCGTGGGGCGGTGCAAAGCCAGGTCGCGGCCGGCGTGGCCGGCGACATCCTGGTCACCGCCCTGGCCATGCACGCACTGCCGTCGCTGGCCTCCAGCATCGCCATGATGCTGCTGTTCAACGTCGGCGCCGCCGCCCTGCTGCTGCCGCTGCGCCGCGGCCTGTTGGTGGCTTGTGCCGCCAGCCTGGCGCTGCTGCTGCAATACGCCTGGACCGTCGCGGTCGGCGAGGACGACGGCCGGCCGGCGGTGGAAGTGGTGATGTTCGCCACCAGCTACCTGGCGATCGCCACCCTCACCAGCCTGCTGGGCCGGCAGCTGCGCGCCAGTCAGGCGCTGGCCGAACAGCGCGGCAGCCAGGTCGCCAACCTGGCCGAGGTCAATGAACTGATCATCCGGCGCATGCGCACCGGGGTGCTGCTGGTCGACGGCGATGACGAGATCCGCCTTGCAAACGAAGCAGCGATGCTGCAACTCGGGGACGCCGGCGAGGGCCGGCGCCTGCTGGCCACCGCCGCGCCGGCGCTGGAGGCCCGCCTGCGCCGCTGGGAGCGCGACGGCAACAACGACCCCACGCCGCTGCAGCTGGCCGCCGACCTGCCCGAGGTGCTGCCGCGCTTCGCCCGCCTGCTGGCGGAAGGCGACCAGGTGCTGGTGTTCCTGGACGACGCCGAGCTGGCCTCGCGGCGGGCGGAAAGTCTCACTCTCGCCACCCTCGGCCGCTTTTCCGCCAGCCTGGCCCACGAGATCCGCAACCCGCTGGCGGCGATCAGCTACGCCACCCAGCTGCTGGAGGAATCGCGCGACATCCCCGAGGCCGACCGCCGCCTGCTGGAGATCATCTACCAGCAGACCCGGCGCATGAACGGCATCGTCGAGAACGTGCTGGGGCTGGCCCGGCGCGAACGCGCCCAGCCCGAGCACGTGGACCTGGGCGAATTCGCCCGCCACTTCGTGGCCGACTACTGCAACAGCCATCCGCTGGACCGCGACACCCTCGAGGCCCGCACCGACGGCCGGCCCGTGCCCTGCCTGGTCGACCGCCGGCAGCTGCAGCAGGTGGTCACCGTGCTGGTGCACAACGCGCTGATCTATGGCCGCATGCCCGGCGAGCCGGCGCGCGTGTCCCTGCACGTGCACCGCGACGCCAAGGGCGCCCCGCTGCTGGACGTGGTGGACCATGGCCCCGGCATTCCCGAAGCCGTCACCGGCCAGCTGTTCCGTCCGTTCTTCACCACCTCCAGCCACGGCACCGGGCTGGGCCTCTACATCGCCCGGGAGATGTGCCTGGCCAACCAGGCCGACCTGCGCTACGTCGCCATCCCCGCCGGCGGCGCCTGCTTCCGCATCCGCCTGGCTGGCGCACGCGCGATCGATACGGCCTGA